One genomic region from Quercus robur chromosome 4, dhQueRobu3.1, whole genome shotgun sequence encodes:
- the LOC126723549 gene encoding F-box/kelch-repeat protein At3g23880-like isoform X2, producing the protein MMDLEYLPYDVLLEILHRLPVKSLIRFRCVSKSWNSLITSPAFINSNLTRTRSHSDSNKLIVRYLDVALRVERYKLIHEDNDNNVSSSEEIQDLKLPLRSSRLSYFQLVGSANGLFCLYEGNRCILWNPCIRKFITLPNPSVTAEFFCYLAFGFDSRTNDYKVVRIAYKSDTRYEGAKPPLVEVYSVNEGSWRVTSGGDSYPPKITMSIRPQQAASLNGAVYFVANDWGNAQSFIVLSFDLGDEVFRLICLPYGKFGSDDRIFTSEFKGLLSLICYESWHYIYSIWVMKEYGIVDSWTKQFTIDLNMQYWKVLRFWKNDHVLVQKMQSGGLMLFSYDPESQQVKNLGFCKSTGCSYADNYVENLVLLDKPNEVVPKEESEQEEEVQSVGCHICLRWCSEIVFSAKSAFRQKITTIRRRTEGCSRVMWQ; encoded by the exons aTGATGGACTTGGAGTATCTGCCATACGATGTGTTGCTGGAGATCCTGCATAGGCTACCCGTGAAATCCCTAATCCGATTCAGGTGCGTTTCAAAATCATGGAACTCTCTAATCACAAGTCCTGCCTTCATCAATTCCAATCTCACTCGAACTCGATCACACTCCGATTCCAACAAATTAATTGTTAGGTATTTGGATGTTGCACTCCGTGTAGAGCGCTACAAATTAATTCACGAAGACAATGACAATAATGTCTCCTCATCTGAAGAAATTCAAGACCTTAAGTTACCACTAAGGAGTAGTCGTCTTAGCTATTTTCAATTAGTCGGTTCCGCCAATGGATTGTTTTGTCTCTATGAAGGAAACCGCTGTATTCTTTGGAATCCTtgtattagaaaatttattacCCTTCCCAACCCTTCTGTTACTGCCGAATTCTTTTGTTATCTAGCGTTTGGGTTTGATTCGAGGACCAATGATTATAAGGTGGTGAGAATTGCCTATAAAAGTGATACTAGGTACGAAGGTGCCAAACCACCTCTGGTTGAGGTTTACTCTGTTAACGAGGGATCTTGGAGAGTAACTAGTGGTGGTGACTCATACCCGCCTAAGATTACTATGAGTATTCGGCCCCAGCAAGCAGCTTCTTTAAATGGAGCTGTTTATTTTGTGGCCAATGATTGGGGTAATGCCCAGAGTTTTATAGTTTTGTCATTTGATTTGGGTGATGAGGTTTTCCGCTTGATATGCTTGCCATATGGTAAATTTGGATCAGATGATCGTATTTTTACCTCAGAATTCAAAGGATTGCTTTCTCTAATATGTTATGAGAGTTGGCattatatttattctatttggGTGATGAAAGAGTACGGCATTGTGGATTCTTGGACTAAACAGTTCACTATTGACCTCAATATGCAATATTGGAAAGTTTTACGTTTCTGGAAGAATGATCATGTATTAGTGCAGAAAATGCAATCAGGTGGTTTGATGCTCTTTTCATATGACCCTGAGAGCCAACAAGTGAAGAATTTGGGGTTTTGTAAAAGCACAGGTTGTTCTTATGCTGATAATTATGTGGAGAACCTTGTCTTACTTGACAAACCAAATGAGGTAGTTCCCAAGGAGGAAAGTGAGCAAGAAGAGGAAGTGCAG TCAGTTGGATGCCACATCTGCCTTCGCTGGTGCTCGGAAATTGTTTTCTCAGCAAAATCAGCTTTTCGGCAAAAG ATAACAACAATACGTAGAAGGACTGAAGGATGCAGTCGCGTAATGTGGCagtag